Proteins encoded within one genomic window of Flavobacterium gilvum:
- a CDS encoding LamG domain-containing protein, producing the protein MKINISMIKKAFGIVIVLMATIGCQDMERPELGDYPVDENPPGGPLKFYVPFEDNTTDPLRFAVDNIRAKFPSDNPLAQTQGINGKGVQGGPAKKFIAYSSANDFASTAGSFTVSFWAKHNIPTQTEFVFALTSDNWAKASMFVMAEGTPAKPILKLYVDEQPTTGGSDKWFEWLDAKMVPGIFDNQWHHYAFVYDGKISKMVLYRDNVPLEPLSQWTGHGNVKFNTAKVGSLRIGGSGNPEEGWMNSWTGALDQFRLYSSALTATEVGALYTGNE; encoded by the coding sequence ATGAAAATCAATATATCTATGATTAAGAAAGCTTTCGGAATAGTAATTGTTTTGATGGCGACAATAGGATGCCAGGATATGGAAAGACCTGAATTAGGGGATTATCCAGTTGATGAAAATCCTCCTGGTGGACCTTTAAAATTTTATGTTCCTTTTGAGGACAATACTACTGACCCATTGCGTTTTGCTGTAGACAATATTAGAGCAAAATTTCCTAGTGATAATCCCTTGGCACAAACTCAGGGAATTAATGGAAAAGGAGTGCAGGGAGGTCCAGCCAAAAAATTTATTGCGTATTCATCTGCAAATGATTTTGCTTCGACTGCAGGTAGTTTTACGGTTTCTTTTTGGGCAAAACATAACATTCCAACTCAAACAGAATTTGTATTTGCTCTGACAAGCGACAACTGGGCAAAGGCATCAATGTTTGTTATGGCAGAAGGAACTCCTGCCAAACCAATTTTAAAACTTTATGTTGATGAACAGCCAACTACGGGTGGTTCTGATAAATGGTTTGAATGGTTAGATGCAAAAATGGTTCCCGGAATATTTGATAATCAATGGCATCATTATGCATTTGTGTACGATGGAAAAATTTCAAAAATGGTTCTCTATAGAGATAATGTGCCATTAGAGCCACTTAGCCAATGGACTGGTCACGGAAACGTAAAATTTAACACAGCAAAAGTGGGAAGTTTAAGAATTGGCGGATCTGGAAATCCTGAAGAAGGCTGGATGAATTCCTGGACTGGAGCATTGGATCAGTTCAGATTGTATTCTTCAGCATTGACCGCAACAGAAGTGGGGGCTTTATATACAGGAAATGAATAA
- a CDS encoding RagB/SusD family nutrient uptake outer membrane protein, protein MKSINSKSIKYIMVALLMLPLFNSCDDQEFLDRKPLGTAAEGDLAAGGFEEKAFGLYGLVRTSPGVTDWCRFFFESVRSDDAITGSNASDTANFDPYFEKYQYTTTHFMNTDCWNGHYKVIYACNDLIDAVDKSGATDEGSLTNKAEAMVMRAFLYFDLRRDYGEVPIVLNKVVVPGDAVKPKSTIAQVDAQIISDLTFASQHLPLSWPAYPGRATKGFANTLLAKLYLYQGDWTKSLAKSQEVIASGQYSLFSSYADLFKEGGDNSPEAVFEIQFLRQGGINYSSNYWEAQGVRGAGTWDLGFGMNVPNDNLINAYEANDPRRLATVLYSGQDDGNGLILPAKPPLDQPYWNKKAYSTPSVRQNYGENKNHWINIKILRYADVLLMAAEASNESGNTSAAASYLEMVRARARGNNAGILPPVTGSQSTLRTAIKRERRIEFAMEGERFYDLVRWGDAVSVLGPLGYQPKNAYYPIPQTAIDQSGGVLVQNPNY, encoded by the coding sequence ATGAAAAGTATAAATAGTAAATCAATAAAATATATAATGGTAGCATTGTTAATGTTGCCGCTATTTAATTCATGTGATGACCAGGAGTTTCTAGATAGAAAACCTTTAGGAACTGCCGCAGAAGGTGACTTGGCTGCAGGAGGTTTTGAGGAAAAAGCTTTTGGTTTATATGGATTGGTTCGTACTTCGCCTGGAGTTACAGACTGGTGTAGATTCTTTTTCGAGTCTGTTCGATCGGATGATGCAATTACAGGTAGTAATGCAAGTGATACTGCAAATTTTGATCCTTATTTTGAAAAATATCAATATACCACAACCCATTTTATGAATACCGATTGCTGGAATGGACATTATAAAGTGATATATGCCTGTAATGATTTGATTGATGCCGTTGATAAATCTGGTGCAACAGATGAGGGAAGTTTGACAAACAAAGCCGAAGCAATGGTAATGAGAGCATTTCTTTATTTTGATTTGCGCAGAGATTACGGTGAAGTTCCAATCGTACTTAATAAAGTAGTAGTTCCTGGTGATGCCGTAAAACCCAAAAGTACAATTGCTCAGGTTGATGCTCAAATCATTAGTGATCTTACTTTTGCTTCACAGCATTTGCCTTTAAGTTGGCCTGCTTACCCAGGAAGAGCAACCAAAGGTTTTGCAAACACTTTATTGGCAAAATTATATTTGTATCAAGGAGATTGGACTAAATCTTTAGCAAAATCACAAGAAGTGATTGCTTCTGGTCAATATTCTTTGTTTTCTTCTTATGCTGACTTGTTTAAAGAAGGGGGTGATAATTCTCCTGAAGCAGTTTTTGAAATTCAGTTTTTACGTCAAGGAGGAATTAATTATTCAAGTAATTATTGGGAAGCTCAAGGAGTTAGAGGTGCAGGTACATGGGATTTAGGTTTCGGAATGAACGTTCCAAATGATAATTTGATAAATGCGTATGAGGCAAATGATCCAAGAAGATTGGCAACTGTCTTATATTCAGGTCAAGATGATGGAAATGGTTTAATCTTGCCAGCAAAACCGCCTTTGGATCAACCTTATTGGAATAAAAAAGCTTATTCAACACCTAGTGTGAGACAAAATTATGGTGAAAACAAAAACCATTGGATTAATATTAAAATTCTTCGTTATGCTGATGTTCTTTTGATGGCTGCCGAAGCATCCAATGAATCTGGAAATACGAGTGCTGCTGCAAGTTATCTGGAAATGGTAAGAGCTAGAGCGAGAGGGAATAATGCGGGAATTTTGCCTCCGGTAACAGGAAGTCAATCAACTTTACGTACCGCCATAAAACGAGAAAGAAGAATTGAATTTGCTATGGAAGGGGAAAGATTCTATGATTTAGTTCGCTGGGGAGATGCAGTTTCAGTACTTGGGCCTTTAGGGTATCAACCTAAAAATGCTTATTATCCTATACCTCAAACTGCAATTGATCAATCTGGTGGAGTTTTGGTTCAAAATCCTAATTATTAA
- a CDS encoding glucoamylase family protein yields MRKLKFLIAPVFLFLLSCNNNTKEKKTNVESPKLTDEQAMDLVQKDAIKYFWDYAESNSKLGRERYLTDDPNFEANKIAVGGSGFGLMSLIVGVERGFIPRDEAVKRMITGMNFLEKADRFHGAWAHWIDGTTGKAIFFGNVKDNGGDIVETAYLCQGLVAVREYFKNGNAQEKELADKADKLWKGVEWNWYTNGENAMYWHWSPTYHWEMKFKLEGYNECLIAYIMGAASPTHPIPAVAYHEGWARSGAITTDKKQYGIPLVLKYNTVGEIAGPLFWGQYSYLGLDPTKLSDKYANYWELTQNQAKITYEYCVDNPKKWKGYSDKCWGLTASYTRNKDGSTGYSAHDTGNDLGVITPTAALSSFPYTPKESMRFLHFLYDENKSTYVGVAGPYDAFSPHYNWVTPRYLAIDQGTIAPMIENYRTGLLWKLFMNAPEVQQGLKNLGFSSGKYGF; encoded by the coding sequence ATGAGAAAGCTTAAATTTTTAATTGCCCCAGTTTTTTTATTTCTTTTAAGTTGCAACAACAACACAAAAGAAAAAAAGACAAATGTCGAATCGCCTAAGTTGACAGACGAACAAGCGATGGATCTGGTCCAGAAAGATGCTATAAAGTATTTTTGGGATTATGCAGAATCCAATTCAAAATTGGGTAGAGAACGTTATCTAACCGATGATCCTAATTTTGAAGCGAATAAAATTGCAGTAGGTGGTTCAGGTTTTGGGCTAATGTCTTTGATTGTTGGAGTAGAAAGAGGTTTTATTCCAAGAGATGAAGCTGTAAAAAGAATGATTACCGGAATGAATTTTCTGGAGAAAGCAGATCGTTTTCATGGAGCTTGGGCACATTGGATAGATGGAACCACAGGGAAAGCCATTTTTTTTGGCAATGTAAAAGATAACGGAGGAGATATAGTTGAAACTGCCTATTTGTGCCAAGGATTGGTAGCCGTAAGGGAATATTTTAAAAACGGTAATGCCCAAGAAAAAGAATTAGCAGACAAGGCAGATAAGTTATGGAAAGGCGTTGAATGGAATTGGTACACCAATGGTGAAAATGCAATGTATTGGCATTGGTCTCCTACCTATCATTGGGAAATGAAATTTAAACTCGAAGGATACAACGAGTGTCTGATTGCCTATATTATGGGAGCGGCTTCACCAACTCATCCTATTCCGGCAGTGGCTTACCATGAAGGCTGGGCTCGCAGCGGAGCTATTACAACGGATAAAAAGCAATATGGAATCCCTTTAGTACTTAAGTATAATACAGTTGGCGAAATTGCTGGGCCACTGTTTTGGGGACAGTATTCTTATCTAGGATTAGATCCGACAAAACTTTCGGATAAGTATGCAAACTATTGGGAATTAACTCAAAATCAAGCAAAAATTACCTATGAATATTGTGTTGATAATCCCAAAAAGTGGAAAGGATACTCCGATAAATGTTGGGGACTCACAGCGAGCTATACCCGAAACAAGGATGGTTCAACTGGATATTCTGCTCATGATACCGGCAATGATTTAGGGGTTATAACACCTACAGCAGCGTTATCATCTTTTCCATATACTCCAAAGGAAAGTATGAGATTTTTACATTTTTTATATGATGAAAATAAAAGTACTTACGTAGGAGTTGCAGGACCTTATGATGCTTTCTCACCGCATTATAATTGGGTTACACCACGTTATTTGGCTATAGATCAAGGAACAATAGCTCCAATGATTGAAAATTACCGAACAGGTTTATTGTGGAAATTATTCATGAATGCCCCCGAAGTACAACAAGGTTTGAAGAATCTTGGTTTTAGTTCGGGTAAATATGGATTTTAA
- a CDS encoding discoidin domain-containing protein encodes MRRLNLIVMFLFTLSIQVVTAQNSSSNGKTEWFDPNRPASTYCNPINIGYNYTTQNHNGIPDSRRSSADPVIINYKGEYYLFATNQAGFFWSKDMSDWNFVYGSFQRLPGDDDQCAPAAWVVNDTLFYVGSTWKKDHPIWKTANPKLGRWTRHVNTAMLPTWDPAIFQDDDKKVYMYYGSSGKLPLVGVEVDYNTWLPKGNQEDYAKLYAATEVEDIQKPYGQAKSVVNLDPTNHGWERFGPNNDMEPAPWGNFIEGAWMTKHNGKYYMQYGAPATEFKGYANGVHVGDSPLGPFTYQKHNPMSYKPGGFVIGAGHGNTFADNYGNYWNTGTCKISVKDRFERRIDMFPAGFDKDDIMYSITAYGDYPTLLPTQKRDQTNGAFSGWMLLSYKKPATVSSTEDCMEVQTHRVDTGGKKVFEKICYSAENLTDENIQSYWSAKTDKPGEWFQIDLGRKMRINALQINYADHKATQYNKAMDIYYQYKIFTSNDNQNWTLVVDKSKNDKDAPHDYLELMKPIEARYVKMVNIHNASGLFSVSDFRVFGNGLSEKPKAVTGFKVNRNPSDSRNAMISWNKLPDAVGYTIYYGIAPDKLYNNIMVYDGDSYDFRGLDKGTDYYFAIEAFNENGIGPKTMKNVKSK; translated from the coding sequence ATGAGAAGATTGAATTTAATAGTGATGTTTCTTTTTACATTGAGTATTCAAGTTGTCACAGCTCAAAATAGCAGTAGCAATGGAAAAACGGAATGGTTTGACCCAAACAGACCTGCTTCAACATATTGTAATCCAATAAATATCGGATACAATTATACAACCCAAAACCATAACGGAATTCCTGATTCACGTCGTTCCAGTGCCGATCCCGTAATTATTAACTACAAAGGCGAATATTACCTGTTTGCGACCAATCAGGCGGGTTTCTTTTGGAGTAAAGATATGTCGGACTGGAATTTTGTTTATGGTAGTTTTCAACGACTTCCCGGAGATGATGATCAATGTGCACCTGCTGCGTGGGTGGTAAATGACACTTTGTTTTATGTGGGTTCAACCTGGAAGAAAGATCATCCCATCTGGAAAACAGCCAATCCCAAATTAGGGAGATGGACAAGACATGTAAATACGGCGATGTTGCCCACTTGGGATCCTGCTATTTTTCAGGATGATGACAAAAAAGTGTATATGTATTACGGTTCAAGCGGGAAATTACCGCTTGTAGGTGTCGAAGTTGATTATAATACATGGCTCCCGAAAGGAAATCAGGAGGATTATGCAAAATTATATGCCGCCACAGAGGTTGAAGATATTCAAAAACCTTATGGACAGGCAAAATCTGTCGTAAATTTAGATCCGACAAATCATGGTTGGGAGCGTTTTGGTCCAAACAATGACATGGAACCTGCACCTTGGGGCAATTTTATTGAAGGGGCTTGGATGACCAAACATAACGGAAAATATTATATGCAATATGGTGCTCCGGCAACTGAATTTAAAGGCTACGCCAATGGAGTTCACGTAGGCGACAGTCCATTAGGACCTTTTACGTATCAAAAACACAACCCGATGTCGTATAAACCGGGAGGATTTGTTATAGGAGCTGGGCATGGGAATACTTTTGCTGATAACTACGGTAATTATTGGAATACAGGAACCTGTAAAATTTCGGTAAAAGATCGATTTGAGCGCCGTATCGATATGTTTCCCGCCGGATTTGACAAAGATGATATTATGTATTCAATAACTGCTTATGGTGATTATCCCACTTTGTTGCCGACTCAAAAGCGTGACCAAACCAATGGTGCTTTCTCGGGATGGATGTTGCTTTCATACAAAAAGCCAGCAACAGTATCTTCTACCGAAGATTGCATGGAAGTGCAAACGCATAGAGTGGACACGGGCGGAAAAAAAGTTTTTGAAAAAATTTGCTATAGTGCCGAAAATTTGACCGATGAAAACATTCAATCGTATTGGTCAGCCAAAACTGATAAACCAGGTGAATGGTTCCAGATTGATTTGGGCAGAAAAATGAGGATAAATGCCCTCCAAATTAACTATGCCGATCATAAAGCAACGCAATACAACAAGGCAATGGATATTTATTATCAGTATAAAATTTTTACTTCAAATGATAATCAAAATTGGACATTGGTTGTTGATAAATCCAAGAATGACAAAGATGCTCCTCACGATTATTTGGAATTAATGAAGCCAATTGAAGCGCGTTATGTAAAAATGGTGAATATTCATAATGCTTCAGGATTATTTTCGGTTTCTGACTTTCGTGTGTTTGGAAACGGATTGTCCGAAAAACCAAAGGCGGTAACAGGTTTCAAAGTGAATAGAAATCCATCCGATTCAAGAAACGCGATGATTAGTTGGAATAAACTTCCTGATGCCGTTGGTTATACAATTTACTACGGAATTGCTCCTGATAAATTATACAATAACATAATGGTTTATGATGGCGATTCGTATGATTTTCGAGGCTTGGATAAAGGAACTGATTATTATTTTGCTATTGAAGCTTTTAATGAAAATGGAATTGGCCCAAAAACGATGAAGAATGTTAAGTCAAAATGA
- a CDS encoding glycoside hydrolase family 97 protein, with protein sequence MKHIFSIFFVFILCSINAQNVKSPSNKISLNFKLLENGKPSYSVDYNGKTVIEESSLGIKLKEKKALNSDFEILSTKTSEFNESWKPVLGEKSSILNHYNELTVALVQKETKVKMNIIFRVFDEGIGFRYDFPKQENLNYFIISDEETQFNLTEDYKAFWIPGDFDSNEYAYNETKLSEVDNTKLDLNNGIGVKSIPGKYAVQSPLMMKSSTGLYVNIFEAAVVNYPVMHLNVDGSKFKLTSVLVPNAIGDKAYLQAPCVSPWRTIMISNDARDVVGSHMILNLNEPCKLDDVSYIKPMKYIGIWWEMHVGVSTWDYTGSQVAQNVLTQSLAPTGKHGATTENTKKYIDFAAKNGFDGVLVEGWNVGWEDWNGNWKEEVFDFTTPYPDFDIKAISAYAKEKNVKMIMHHETSGSVGNYERHLDRAFDLMKKYDYPAVKTGYVGKIIPRGEFHDGQAMVNHFNFVAKRAADYKLMLNSHESSRPTGYSRTYPNYIAAEAARGNEFSGWSIGNPPSHETILPFTRLLGGPMDYTPGIFEIKMSYYDKNKKEQVHTTLAKQLALYVTMYSPLQMAADLPENYEKRMDAFQFIKDVAVDWDDTKILEAEPGDYLTIARKTKGKETWFLGAITDENYRKTTIVLDFLTKGQKYKAIIYEDAKDADWKKNPMAYKIRTVEVNNKSKLNLVLAPGGGTAISFEPIK encoded by the coding sequence ATGAAGCATATATTTTCAATTTTTTTCGTTTTTATTTTATGTTCAATTAATGCACAAAACGTGAAATCGCCATCTAATAAAATTTCGCTCAATTTTAAATTACTGGAAAATGGGAAACCATCCTATTCGGTTGATTATAATGGAAAAACTGTTATTGAGGAAAGTTCTTTAGGAATAAAACTAAAGGAAAAAAAAGCCCTTAATTCTGATTTTGAAATTCTGTCAACCAAAACTTCCGAATTCAATGAATCTTGGAAACCGGTTTTGGGTGAAAAATCATCAATTCTAAATCATTATAACGAACTTACAGTTGCTTTGGTTCAAAAAGAAACCAAAGTAAAAATGAATATCATTTTCAGGGTTTTTGACGAAGGTATTGGATTCAGATACGATTTTCCTAAACAGGAAAACCTGAATTATTTCATTATTTCGGATGAAGAAACACAATTCAATCTGACCGAAGATTACAAAGCTTTCTGGATTCCTGGTGATTTTGACAGCAATGAATATGCCTATAATGAAACCAAACTTTCAGAAGTTGACAATACTAAATTAGATTTGAATAATGGAATTGGAGTAAAATCAATTCCTGGGAAATATGCCGTACAGTCACCGCTGATGATGAAATCGTCAACAGGTTTGTATGTCAATATTTTTGAAGCAGCAGTTGTCAATTATCCAGTAATGCATTTGAATGTTGACGGATCAAAGTTCAAATTAACGTCAGTTTTGGTTCCAAATGCAATTGGCGATAAAGCCTATTTGCAAGCTCCCTGCGTATCGCCATGGAGGACTATTATGATAAGCAATGATGCAAGGGATGTTGTTGGCTCACATATGATTCTGAATTTGAATGAACCCTGTAAACTCGATGATGTTTCTTATATAAAACCAATGAAATACATTGGAATTTGGTGGGAAATGCACGTTGGGGTTTCCACTTGGGATTATACGGGTTCACAAGTTGCCCAAAACGTGTTAACACAAAGTTTAGCTCCAACTGGTAAACACGGAGCAACAACAGAAAACACCAAGAAATATATTGATTTTGCTGCAAAAAATGGCTTTGATGGCGTTTTGGTAGAAGGATGGAATGTTGGTTGGGAAGATTGGAATGGCAATTGGAAAGAAGAAGTTTTTGATTTCACTACGCCTTATCCTGATTTTGACATCAAAGCAATTTCGGCTTACGCCAAAGAAAAAAACGTAAAAATGATTATGCATCATGAAACTTCGGGTTCTGTTGGTAATTATGAGCGCCATCTTGATCGTGCTTTCGATTTGATGAAAAAGTATGATTATCCGGCAGTAAAAACGGGTTATGTGGGCAAAATTATTCCTCGTGGTGAGTTTCACGATGGACAAGCGATGGTGAACCATTTTAACTTTGTAGCCAAACGCGCCGCCGATTACAAACTAATGCTTAATTCTCATGAATCGTCCCGCCCAACAGGTTATAGCCGTACGTATCCAAATTACATAGCTGCCGAAGCAGCGCGCGGTAATGAATTCAGCGGTTGGAGTATTGGAAATCCGCCTAGTCACGAAACTATTTTGCCATTTACAAGACTGCTTGGCGGACCGATGGATTATACGCCGGGCATTTTTGAAATTAAAATGAGTTATTACGACAAAAATAAAAAGGAACAGGTACATACTACGTTGGCAAAACAATTGGCATTGTATGTAACAATGTATTCTCCTTTGCAAATGGCTGCTGATTTACCTGAAAATTATGAAAAACGCATGGATGCTTTTCAATTCATCAAGGATGTTGCCGTTGATTGGGACGATACCAAAATTCTGGAGGCTGAACCTGGTGATTATTTAACCATTGCCAGAAAAACTAAAGGAAAGGAAACTTGGTTTTTAGGAGCAATTACAGACGAAAATTACAGAAAGACTACCATTGTTTTGGATTTTCTGACCAAAGGTCAAAAGTATAAAGCAATTATTTATGAAGATGCCAAAGATGCCGATTGGAAAAAAAATCCAATGG
- the bglX gene encoding beta-glucosidase BglX, which yields MKKIAVILLLGFVFFGYSQKKENKKQVTIKPKAEFVAELLSKMTLEEKLGQLNLPTSGDITTGQANSSDVAKKIEEGKVGGLFNIKTVQKIRDVQRIAVEKSRMKIPLIFGMDVIHGYETTFPIPLGLSCTWDMKLIERSAQIAAQEASADGICWTFSPMVDISRDPRWGRVSEGSGEDPYLGSKIAAAMVKGYEQDDLSKNNSILSCVKHFALYGAPEAGRDYNTVDMSHIRMYNEYFPPYKAAIDAGSGSVMASFNEVDGVPATGNKWLLTDVLRKQWGFKGFVVTDFTGIPEMIDHGMGDLQTVSALALNAGVDMDMVGEGLLTTLKKSLEENKVTIEQIDKAVTLMLNAKYDLGLFHDPYKYCDDKRAKTDIFTAASRDEARKIASQSLVLLKNQNQVLPLKKSGTIALIGPLADAKENMPGTWSVATKMENAISLLAGIKEVAGKSTKVLYAKGSNLDYDETFETNATMFGKTLHRDNRSKEELLNEALKVANQADVIVAALGESAEMSGESSSRTNLEIPQAQKDLLNALLKTGKPVVLVLFDGRPLVIKEENETVPAILNVWFAGTEAGYAIADVLFGDVNPSGKLTATFPRSLGQVPIYYASKNTGRPLVNKEGKFEKFRSNYIDERNEPLFPFGFGLSYTNFSYSNLKISSDKMNFGGKVTVSVDVANTGNYDGKEVVQMYIRDVVGSVTRPVRELKGFQKIALKKGEKQTVTFEISVEDLKFYNSDLKFEAEPGLFEVFVGGNSDAQNKVSFNLVK from the coding sequence ATGAAAAAGATAGCTGTTATCCTGCTCTTAGGCTTCGTTTTTTTTGGCTATAGCCAAAAGAAAGAAAACAAAAAACAAGTTACAATAAAACCCAAAGCTGAATTTGTTGCAGAGTTATTGTCCAAAATGACTTTGGAAGAAAAATTAGGGCAATTGAATTTACCAACTTCTGGCGATATTACTACCGGTCAGGCTAATAGTTCTGATGTTGCAAAGAAAATAGAAGAAGGTAAAGTAGGAGGTTTATTTAATATTAAAACTGTTCAAAAAATTAGAGATGTACAGCGAATTGCAGTTGAAAAAAGTCGCATGAAAATTCCATTGATTTTTGGTATGGACGTAATTCATGGCTATGAAACCACTTTTCCTATTCCGCTTGGATTGTCATGTACTTGGGACATGAAATTAATCGAAAGAAGTGCTCAAATTGCAGCACAGGAAGCAAGTGCTGACGGGATATGCTGGACGTTTTCTCCTATGGTTGATATTTCCCGCGATCCACGTTGGGGAAGAGTTTCCGAAGGCTCTGGTGAAGATCCTTATTTGGGGAGCAAAATAGCCGCCGCCATGGTAAAAGGATATGAACAGGATGATCTTAGTAAAAATAATTCTATTTTGTCCTGTGTTAAACACTTTGCTTTATATGGAGCTCCAGAAGCTGGGCGTGATTACAATACGGTTGATATGAGCCATATCAGAATGTATAATGAGTATTTTCCGCCATACAAGGCTGCGATTGATGCCGGTTCCGGTTCGGTTATGGCGTCTTTTAATGAAGTTGATGGCGTTCCTGCCACTGGAAATAAATGGTTGCTGACAGATGTTTTAAGAAAACAATGGGGCTTTAAAGGATTTGTGGTTACCGATTTTACGGGAATTCCAGAAATGATTGACCACGGAATGGGAGATTTGCAAACGGTATCAGCTCTAGCGCTTAATGCGGGCGTAGATATGGATATGGTAGGCGAAGGTCTTTTGACAACTTTGAAAAAATCATTGGAAGAAAATAAAGTTACCATTGAACAAATCGACAAAGCTGTCACGCTTATGCTGAATGCAAAATACGATTTGGGATTGTTTCATGATCCTTACAAATACTGTGATGATAAAAGAGCCAAAACCGATATTTTTACCGCTGCAAGCAGAGATGAAGCAAGAAAAATAGCTTCACAATCATTGGTTTTACTAAAAAATCAGAATCAGGTACTTCCTTTAAAAAAATCGGGAACAATTGCTTTGATAGGACCTTTGGCGGATGCCAAAGAAAATATGCCTGGAACATGGAGTGTTGCCACAAAAATGGAAAATGCAATATCATTATTGGCAGGTATCAAAGAAGTAGCCGGCAAATCGACTAAAGTACTTTATGCCAAAGGAAGCAATCTTGATTATGATGAAACTTTTGAGACCAATGCCACCATGTTTGGAAAAACCCTGCATAGAGACAATCGTTCCAAAGAAGAATTATTGAACGAAGCCTTAAAAGTTGCCAATCAAGCCGATGTTATTGTGGCGGCGCTGGGAGAATCTGCCGAAATGAGCGGGGAGAGCAGCAGCCGTACCAATCTTGAAATTCCGCAAGCGCAAAAAGACTTATTGAATGCATTATTAAAAACAGGAAAACCGGTAGTTTTAGTTCTTTTTGATGGCCGTCCATTGGTTATAAAAGAAGAAAATGAAACTGTGCCAGCCATATTGAATGTATGGTTTGCTGGTACTGAAGCTGGATACGCAATTGCAGATGTATTATTTGGAGATGTTAATCCTTCGGGAAAATTAACTGCTACGTTTCCAAGAAGCCTAGGACAAGTGCCTATTTATTATGCCTCTAAAAATACAGGAAGACCTTTGGTTAACAAAGAAGGAAAATTTGAAAAATTCAGATCCAATTATATCGATGAAAGAAATGAACCTTTGTTTCCTTTCGGTTTTGGATTGAGTTATACCAATTTTTCCTATTCAAATCTTAAAATTTCATCTGATAAAATGAATTTCGGCGGAAAAGTAACTGTAAGTGTCGATGTAGCAAATACAGGTAATTACGACGGAAAAGAAGTTGTCCAAATGTACATCAGAGACGTGGTTGGTTCTGTAACCAGACCCGTTAGAGAATTAAAAGGTTTTCAAAAAATTGCCCTTAAAAAGGGAGAAAAACAAACTGTTACATTCGAAATCAGTGTAGAAGATTTGAAATTTTACAACTCTGATTTGAAATTTGAAGCTGAACCTGGATTATTTGAAGTTTTCGTAGGCGGAAACTCAGACGCACAAAATAAAGTTAGTTTTAATTTAGTTAAGTAA